From the genome of Gemmatimonas phototrophica, one region includes:
- a CDS encoding MotE family protein — MIIPIVIGLLAGIGGGSGYSYMKASAKYVADSTRIADSLKTHADSAAHDSTEHAAGEDSTAHGAADSTLLAEQAPMTPADSLRALEAARKAGTSHAPADHGPAARGASAHAPAPAKAESHTSTPAPPTPKPSTTSSAAASVKDARDQALQTALPEARLAKIFGAMAPKDAAKVLDQMTDGDVRAILAMMNDRQAAAILSAFSAGRAAAITKGAVKSPGNPTP; from the coding sequence ATGATCATCCCCATAGTCATTGGTTTGCTGGCCGGCATCGGCGGCGGATCTGGCTATTCGTACATGAAGGCCTCCGCCAAGTACGTCGCTGATTCCACGCGGATTGCCGACAGCCTCAAGACGCACGCCGATTCAGCGGCGCACGACAGCACGGAACACGCGGCAGGCGAGGACAGCACCGCTCACGGCGCGGCCGACAGCACGTTGCTGGCCGAGCAGGCGCCCATGACACCGGCCGACAGCCTCCGGGCTCTCGAAGCGGCCCGCAAGGCAGGGACCTCCCACGCGCCGGCCGATCACGGCCCCGCCGCACGCGGTGCCTCCGCACATGCCCCTGCACCGGCCAAGGCCGAGTCGCACACGTCGACGCCTGCCCCGCCAACCCCCAAGCCGTCCACGACGTCGTCCGCGGCGGCATCGGTCAAGGATGCCCGCGATCAGGCCTTGCAGACGGCCCTGCCCGAAGCGCGCCTGGCCAAGATCTTCGGCGCCATGGCCCCCAAGGATGCCGCCAAGGTCCTCGATCAGATGACCGACGGCGATGTGCGCGCCATTCTCGCCATGATGAACGACCGGCAGGCCGCGGCCATTCTCTCCGCGTTCTCCGCCGGCCGCGCGGCCGCCATTACCAAGGGCGCAGTGAAATCGCCCGGGAATCCTACGCCATGA
- the fliJ gene encoding flagellar export protein FliJ — MSFKFRLQRILELREQHEQAKARQLASAQQTADEAAEAQESLAALRANSVAQLHATTQSEARVGHLHQLGTVLASLDERLVIAGDVCKAADASVHKAKAMLEEAARDRRVLDRLKERHTDVWRTGEATKDRVQMDEVALTQFARKQEEKNSRSAENAE, encoded by the coding sequence GTGAGCTTCAAGTTCCGTTTGCAGCGCATCCTCGAGTTGCGCGAACAGCATGAGCAGGCCAAGGCCCGGCAGCTGGCGTCAGCCCAGCAAACCGCTGATGAAGCGGCCGAAGCGCAGGAGTCCCTGGCCGCCCTCCGCGCCAATTCGGTGGCACAGCTCCACGCCACCACGCAGTCCGAGGCGCGCGTTGGCCACCTGCATCAGCTTGGCACAGTTCTCGCTTCTCTGGATGAGCGGCTGGTGATCGCCGGCGACGTCTGCAAGGCCGCAGATGCCAGTGTGCACAAGGCAAAAGCGATGCTGGAAGAAGCCGCACGTGATCGACGGGTTCTCGACCGACTGAAGGAGCGCCACACCGATGTCTGGCGCACGGGAGAAGCCACGAAGGATCGGGTGCAGATGGACGAAGTGGCCCTGACACAGTTTGCCCGCAAGCAGGAAGAAAAGAACAGCCGCTCGGCAGAGAATGCCGAGTGA
- a CDS encoding FliI/YscN family ATPase, with protein sequence MMTPAYATPAFSHTAYAPNETALDIMLDRIDRTERFGEYGRVTRVVGLVVEATGIDVGLGSLCRITSHSRERSVLAEVVGFNERSVLLMPLGELDGLHAGASVQPLGRTFGVDVGPGLLGRVLNGLGHPIDGKGKLDTIERVPLSAEPPNPLMRETIDRPLETGVRAIDGLLTIGRGQRVGIFAGSGVGKSTMLGMIARHAQADVNVIALLGERGREVREFLENSLGEEGLARSVVIVATGDQAALVRARGALVATAIAEYFRDQGKQVLLMVDSVTRVAMAWREIGLATGEPPTTKGYPPSVFANLPRLLERAGNGERGGITGIYTVLVDGDDFNEPVADATRSILDGHIVLTRRLAAQNHFPAIDVLDSKSRVKDHITNEVQRRSGGAMLRLEAAFREKEDLIMVGAYQKGSDPYVDAAVAYRHKVLEFLQQRPDEITHYGDTYTQLAQIAEVIEASVRRR encoded by the coding sequence ATGATGACCCCCGCCTACGCCACGCCGGCGTTTTCGCATACGGCCTACGCCCCCAACGAAACGGCGCTGGATATCATGCTCGATCGCATTGACCGGACCGAGCGCTTTGGTGAATACGGCCGGGTAACCCGTGTCGTAGGACTGGTGGTGGAAGCCACTGGTATCGATGTGGGACTGGGATCGCTCTGCCGCATCACGAGCCATTCGCGCGAGCGGTCGGTGCTGGCCGAAGTGGTGGGCTTCAACGAGCGCAGCGTGCTGCTCATGCCGCTGGGCGAGCTGGATGGCCTGCACGCCGGCGCCAGTGTACAGCCCTTGGGGCGCACATTTGGCGTCGATGTGGGACCTGGACTGCTGGGACGCGTTCTCAATGGCCTCGGCCATCCCATTGATGGCAAGGGCAAGCTCGATACCATCGAACGCGTACCGCTCTCCGCGGAGCCGCCCAATCCGCTCATGCGCGAAACCATTGATCGCCCGCTCGAAACGGGTGTGCGTGCCATCGATGGTTTGCTCACCATTGGTCGCGGCCAGCGCGTGGGCATCTTCGCCGGCTCCGGCGTCGGCAAGAGCACCATGCTCGGCATGATTGCGCGCCATGCGCAGGCCGATGTGAACGTCATTGCCCTGCTGGGTGAACGTGGCCGCGAGGTGCGCGAATTTCTCGAGAACTCCCTCGGCGAAGAAGGGCTGGCCCGCAGCGTCGTGATCGTGGCCACTGGCGACCAGGCCGCGCTGGTGCGCGCCCGTGGCGCGCTCGTGGCGACAGCCATTGCCGAGTATTTCCGCGATCAGGGCAAGCAGGTCCTGCTCATGGTGGACTCCGTCACTCGCGTTGCCATGGCCTGGCGCGAGATTGGTCTGGCCACCGGCGAGCCGCCGACCACCAAGGGCTATCCGCCCTCGGTGTTTGCCAATCTCCCGCGGCTGCTGGAGCGCGCCGGTAACGGCGAGCGTGGCGGCATCACGGGCATCTACACGGTACTGGTGGACGGCGACGATTTCAACGAGCCGGTCGCCGACGCCACCCGTTCCATTCTGGACGGGCACATCGTGCTCACCCGGCGACTGGCCGCGCAGAATCACTTCCCGGCCATCGATGTCCTCGACTCCAAGAGTCGTGTGAAGGACCACATCACGAATGAGGTCCAACGCCGGTCGGGCGGCGCCATGCTGCGCCTCGAAGCAGCGTTTCGCGAGAAGGAGGATCTCATCATGGTGGGCGCGTATCAGAAAGGGAGTGATCCCTATGTGGACGCGGCGGTCGCTTATCGACACAAGGTGCTGGAGTTTCTGCAGCAACGCCCGGACGAGATCACACACTACGGCGACACCTACACCCAGCTGGCCCAGATCGCGGAAGTCATTGAAGCGTCGGTCCGGAGACGGTAG
- a CDS encoding FliH/SctL family protein, which yields MNATPWSLDEFVAHDVFQSAVPDAAETRRESVVDVGAIEANFELRLAAERARIEADAYARGRVDGERSARATLEQSLQGALGALDQAAQSVALHEARWLNNIEENIAALAVSVARHVVQREIVADPSFVAGLVASALAQYAVDQEITVRLNPEDLTTCRLVIDADLNGARTMRWMGDANIARGGCLTEGRERIIDGRVDTALERVYRSLAQVQA from the coding sequence ATGAACGCTACCCCGTGGTCGCTCGATGAATTCGTAGCACATGATGTATTCCAGTCCGCCGTCCCAGACGCCGCCGAGACCCGGCGGGAATCCGTTGTGGATGTCGGGGCCATTGAAGCCAACTTCGAATTGCGCCTCGCGGCAGAGCGGGCGCGCATTGAAGCAGATGCCTACGCCCGCGGGCGCGTCGACGGTGAGCGGTCGGCGCGTGCGACGCTCGAGCAGTCGTTGCAGGGCGCGCTGGGGGCCCTCGATCAGGCCGCCCAATCCGTGGCCCTGCATGAGGCCCGCTGGCTGAACAACATCGAAGAAAACATCGCCGCACTCGCGGTGAGTGTGGCTCGACACGTGGTGCAGCGGGAGATCGTGGCGGATCCGTCGTTTGTGGCGGGCCTTGTGGCCAGCGCTCTCGCCCAATACGCCGTGGATCAGGAGATCACCGTGCGCCTGAATCCGGAAGACCTCACGACCTGCCGCCTCGTCATTGATGCCGACCTGAACGGCGCCCGCACCATGCGCTGGATGGGGGACGCCAACATTGCCCGCGGCGGCTGCCTCACCGAAGGCCGCGAGCGCATCATTGACGGCCGCGTGGATACGGCGCTCGAACGGGTGTACCGCTCCCTCGCGCAGGTGCAGGCATGA
- the fliG gene encoding flagellar motor switch protein FliG: MIAISKNATERWAPERLTGRQKVAIVCMAIGAEAAATLTSALHPEEAEIVALEMAQLDRVPPATVDFVLNEWLEVTLGVDSLSTGGVEFAKDVLEKAFGPAKAQQILKRIQGQLADSDRFGRLRRADPQQLGNTLRGEHPQTIALILAHLDPAHTAAIIREFEPALGGEVMFRIARMEKVSPEMISLVERAIGNEADLAFSQGMSSVGGPAAVAAVLNLVSSSLEKEVLDLVSEKDPHLSDQIKNLMFVFEDLSSLDDKSLQRLLREVDVKQLALALKAASPDLKAKIMGTMSQRAVAGLKEEMEFLGPVKMRDVEAAQTDIVSKVRALEETGEIVLSAGTDDVIV, encoded by the coding sequence ATGATCGCAATCTCGAAGAACGCCACGGAGCGCTGGGCCCCCGAACGACTCACGGGGCGTCAGAAGGTGGCCATCGTCTGCATGGCGATTGGTGCCGAAGCCGCGGCCACGCTGACCTCCGCGTTGCATCCGGAAGAAGCGGAAATTGTGGCACTGGAAATGGCGCAACTCGATCGCGTGCCTCCCGCCACCGTGGACTTCGTCCTCAACGAGTGGCTGGAAGTCACGCTCGGCGTGGATTCCCTCAGCACGGGTGGCGTGGAGTTTGCCAAGGACGTGCTGGAAAAAGCATTCGGCCCGGCCAAGGCCCAGCAGATTCTCAAGCGTATTCAGGGGCAGCTGGCCGACAGTGACCGCTTCGGGCGTCTGCGTCGTGCCGATCCGCAGCAGCTGGGCAACACGCTGCGCGGAGAACACCCGCAAACGATCGCGCTCATTCTGGCGCACCTCGATCCCGCGCACACGGCCGCCATCATTCGTGAATTCGAACCGGCGCTGGGCGGCGAGGTGATGTTTCGCATTGCCAGGATGGAAAAGGTCTCGCCTGAGATGATCTCGCTGGTTGAGCGTGCCATCGGCAACGAAGCGGATCTGGCGTTCTCCCAAGGCATGTCGAGCGTTGGTGGCCCGGCCGCCGTGGCCGCGGTTCTCAACCTCGTCAGCAGCTCGCTCGAGAAGGAAGTCCTCGATCTGGTCTCGGAGAAGGATCCGCATCTCTCCGATCAGATCAAGAACCTCATGTTCGTCTTCGAAGATCTCTCCTCGCTCGACGACAAGTCCCTGCAGCGACTGCTGCGCGAAGTGGATGTCAAGCAACTCGCGCTCGCCCTCAAGGCGGCAAGCCCGGATCTCAAGGCCAAGATCATGGGCACTATGTCGCAGCGCGCCGTGGCGGGGCTCAAGGAAGAGATGGAGTTCCTCGGACCGGTCAAGATGCGCGACGTCGAAGCGGCCCAGACCGATATCGTCTCCAAGGTCCGAGCCCTCGAAGAGACCGGCGAAATCGTGCTGAGCGCAGGCACCGACGATGTCATCGTCTGA
- the fliF gene encoding flagellar basal-body MS-ring/collar protein FliF yields the protein MNSLFESFAGRGRQIALIAIGVLLTGLIFGVSRWATAPTMVPLYADIPVENVKAMTDKLTESNIPFELDRTGSTIKVPSEELAKARVELAAGEVPNNGRPGLELFDKPTWGMTDFTQKVNYGRALEGELERTISKMKNVKGVKVHLALEEDKAFKQSERPSKASVTLTMNSGDAPAHATVQGIAQLVASSVGGLEPEHVTIVDERGQALTMQDEGSLAGLTSRQLTVQKEVETYMEQKADKLLSSLVGSGNARVQVAAAINFDKVERTVQAVDPEKQAMSTEQKAEVTPSNPQQGAGYSTSATSYENTKSVESFSGAIGNVKKLTVAVLVADKVTLPPLDTTATEPAPPVITARTPEELTRIEALVRNALGVDSLRGDMISVVSAPFDMPQPVVTAPDTTAAPQDMIAKIQANPKPVVALAALVVLLILGLAAVFMLRPKKNKALDAGTQPNALTPGTAYAELPASSQMQTAMQDMQDMQDGYDQPEQIEERRAPIKLPPMPTTPEREQAIATVEQRPDAALRVTRQWLRQ from the coding sequence ATGAACTCCCTCTTCGAATCGTTTGCCGGCCGCGGACGCCAAATCGCCTTGATTGCGATAGGCGTGCTGCTCACTGGCCTGATCTTTGGCGTATCGCGTTGGGCCACTGCGCCCACCATGGTGCCGCTGTACGCGGACATCCCGGTGGAAAACGTGAAGGCCATGACCGACAAGCTCACTGAGTCCAACATTCCCTTTGAGCTTGATCGCACCGGGAGCACCATCAAGGTGCCCAGTGAGGAACTGGCGAAGGCCCGGGTGGAACTGGCGGCGGGTGAAGTGCCGAACAACGGGCGCCCCGGCCTCGAACTGTTCGACAAGCCCACCTGGGGCATGACCGACTTCACCCAGAAGGTGAACTATGGTCGCGCCCTCGAGGGAGAACTCGAGCGCACCATCAGCAAGATGAAGAATGTGAAGGGCGTGAAGGTGCACCTCGCCCTCGAAGAAGACAAAGCCTTCAAGCAGAGCGAGCGCCCGAGCAAAGCCTCGGTGACGCTCACGATGAACAGCGGTGACGCCCCCGCACATGCCACCGTGCAGGGCATTGCGCAGTTGGTGGCCAGCAGCGTGGGCGGGCTGGAGCCCGAGCACGTCACCATCGTGGATGAGCGGGGACAGGCGCTCACGATGCAGGACGAAGGCTCACTGGCCGGACTGACAAGCCGTCAGCTCACCGTGCAGAAGGAAGTCGAAACGTACATGGAGCAGAAGGCGGACAAGCTGCTCTCCAGTCTGGTGGGCAGTGGCAACGCCCGCGTGCAGGTGGCCGCGGCCATCAACTTCGACAAGGTCGAGCGCACGGTGCAGGCGGTGGACCCGGAAAAGCAGGCGATGTCTACCGAACAGAAGGCCGAAGTGACGCCCAGCAATCCGCAGCAGGGCGCCGGGTACAGCACCTCCGCCACTTCGTACGAAAACACGAAGAGTGTGGAGAGCTTCAGCGGCGCCATTGGCAACGTGAAGAAGCTTACCGTTGCCGTGCTCGTGGCCGACAAAGTCACACTCCCGCCACTCGACACCACCGCCACCGAACCGGCCCCGCCCGTCATCACCGCGCGCACCCCGGAAGAGCTGACGCGCATTGAAGCACTGGTACGCAACGCGCTCGGCGTGGACTCGCTGCGCGGCGACATGATCTCCGTGGTGAGTGCGCCCTTTGACATGCCGCAGCCGGTGGTGACCGCCCCCGACACCACCGCGGCCCCGCAGGACATGATTGCCAAGATCCAGGCCAACCCGAAGCCGGTCGTCGCACTGGCCGCGCTGGTCGTGCTGCTCATCCTCGGCTTGGCCGCCGTGTTCATGCTACGCCCCAAGAAGAACAAGGCGCTCGACGCCGGAACGCAGCCGAACGCCCTGACACCGGGCACGGCGTACGCCGAATTGCCGGCCAGCTCGCAGATGCAGACGGCCATGCAGGATATGCAGGACATGCAGGACGGCTATGATCAGCCTGAGCAAATCGAGGAGCGTCGCGCGCCCATCAAGCTGCCGCCGATGCCCACCACCCCTGAGCGTGAACAAGCCATCGCCACCGTGGAGCAGCGTCCCGACGCCGCACTTCGTGTGACCCGTCAGTGGCTGCGCCAGTAA
- the fliE gene encoding flagellar hook-basal body complex protein FliE — MQTRLDLYARGLAEFGQDKALTQQLPITGESNNSFGDTLTKAINEVSDTRDRAGDLVQRFANGENVELHQVMAASEEAGIALDMMIELRNKVVEAYRTVISMQS, encoded by the coding sequence ATGCAGACCCGTCTCGATCTCTACGCGCGCGGCCTGGCCGAATTCGGCCAGGACAAGGCGCTGACGCAGCAGCTCCCCATCACGGGCGAGAGCAACAACTCGTTTGGCGATACGCTCACCAAAGCGATCAACGAAGTGTCCGACACGCGCGATCGCGCGGGAGATCTCGTGCAGCGTTTTGCCAATGGCGAAAACGTGGAGCTGCATCAGGTCATGGCGGCCAGCGAAGAAGCCGGCATTGCCCTCGACATGATGATCGAGCTCCGCAACAAAGTCGTGGAAGCGTATCGCACCGTGATCTCCATGCAGTCCTGA
- a CDS encoding flagellar basal body rod protein FlgC, producing the protein MPINPIRQPALLPIPGQQVVRPMFKSMGIAASGIAAQRQRMEVIAQNIANADVTRGADGQPYKRREVILEAASSQTAVYNPGNPAAQAMGSSSASNGVFGSPAFDAPAMEDGPKAIEVPVLSAQGGVGGPIGGEFGVRVAGIAEDQGAGRLVYEPGHPDANEAGYVRYPDVDTTQELVKLMDAKRIYEANAAVFTTAKSMLRAALDI; encoded by the coding sequence ATGCCGATCAATCCGATCCGCCAGCCTGCCCTCCTGCCCATTCCGGGGCAGCAGGTGGTACGCCCCATGTTCAAGTCCATGGGCATCGCCGCCAGCGGGATCGCCGCCCAACGGCAGCGCATGGAAGTCATTGCCCAGAACATCGCCAACGCCGACGTCACGCGCGGCGCCGATGGCCAGCCATACAAGCGCCGCGAGGTCATTCTCGAGGCCGCGTCGTCGCAGACCGCCGTCTACAACCCCGGCAATCCGGCCGCACAGGCCATGGGCTCGAGCAGCGCCAGCAATGGCGTTTTCGGCTCGCCCGCCTTCGACGCACCCGCCATGGAAGACGGCCCCAAAGCCATTGAAGTACCGGTGCTCTCCGCTCAGGGAGGGGTCGGTGGCCCCATTGGCGGTGAGTTCGGTGTCCGCGTTGCCGGCATTGCCGAAGACCAGGGTGCGGGACGCTTGGTCTACGAGCCCGGGCATCCGGACGCCAATGAAGCCGGTTACGTGCGCTACCCCGATGTGGATACCACGCAGGAGCTCGTGAAGCTCATGGATGCCAAGCGCATCTACGAAGCCAACGCGGCCGTGTTCACGACCGCCAAGTCGATGCTCCGCGCGGCCCTCGACATCTGA
- a CDS encoding sigma-54-dependent transcriptional regulator produces MATILYVDDEAAVGLILEDTLAQAGHSPVGARSVPEALQVLERGGIDLIISDYRMPGLTGLEFIQLLTREGYDIPLIMLTGHASIEHAVASIKAGAIDYITKPVRPQQLELAVDQALEFVRLRRENEALRKEVMQFRNERQIIGDSPTIRRILQTVSMAAPTRATVLLQGESGTGKELFARAIHDQSERRDKPFIKLNCAALPEGLVESALFGHEKGAFTGAIKRVEGAFERANRGTLLLDEISEMRLDLQAKLLRVLQEQEFERVGGTAPIKVDVRIVATTNRDLAMEADHGTFRQDLYYRLSTIPVLIPPLRDRPEDIPVLALRFAMRVAAELGKKIEGLSPDALEALQHYPWPGNVRELQHVIERAVILTPDPVIQPHCLEGTRFGLAHSLGAPNMRPRAFATPGAVPMLAVSGAAAAPGAPGVAGAGGTNGNGIALNSLNVADAERVLIQHALQAADNNRTKAAELLGISVRTLRNKLNGPGKDDGED; encoded by the coding sequence ATGGCCACCATCCTGTACGTCGACGACGAAGCGGCAGTCGGCCTGATTCTCGAGGACACCCTCGCCCAGGCCGGTCATTCGCCCGTTGGCGCCCGGAGCGTGCCCGAGGCCCTGCAGGTGCTCGAGCGCGGCGGGATCGACCTCATCATCTCCGACTACAGAATGCCGGGGCTGACGGGGCTGGAGTTCATCCAGCTGCTTACGCGGGAGGGGTATGACATCCCGCTCATCATGCTTACGGGGCATGCCAGCATCGAGCACGCGGTGGCCAGCATCAAGGCCGGGGCGATTGACTACATCACCAAGCCCGTCCGCCCGCAGCAGCTGGAGCTGGCCGTGGACCAGGCGCTGGAGTTCGTGCGCCTGCGCCGCGAGAACGAAGCCCTCCGCAAGGAGGTCATGCAGTTCCGCAACGAACGGCAGATCATTGGTGATTCACCCACCATCCGCCGCATCCTGCAAACGGTCAGCATGGCGGCCCCGACCCGGGCCACCGTGCTGTTGCAGGGAGAGTCCGGTACCGGCAAGGAGCTGTTCGCCCGCGCCATCCACGACCAAAGCGAGCGTCGAGATAAGCCGTTCATCAAGCTCAACTGCGCCGCCCTCCCCGAAGGACTGGTGGAATCGGCGCTCTTTGGCCATGAAAAGGGCGCCTTTACCGGGGCCATCAAGCGCGTGGAGGGGGCCTTCGAACGCGCCAACCGCGGGACGCTGCTGCTGGACGAAATCTCGGAAATGCGCCTTGATCTGCAGGCCAAGCTGCTCAGAGTGTTGCAGGAGCAGGAATTCGAGCGCGTGGGTGGAACGGCACCCATCAAGGTGGATGTCCGTATTGTGGCCACCACCAACCGCGATCTGGCCATGGAAGCCGATCACGGGACGTTCCGGCAAGACCTCTACTATAGACTGTCCACCATTCCGGTCCTTATTCCGCCGCTCCGCGATCGCCCCGAGGACATTCCAGTCCTCGCCCTGCGCTTTGCCATGCGCGTGGCCGCCGAACTGGGGAAGAAGATCGAAGGGCTGTCGCCGGACGCCCTTGAGGCGCTGCAGCACTATCCGTGGCCAGGCAACGTCCGCGAACTGCAGCATGTCATTGAGCGCGCCGTCATTCTGACCCCCGATCCGGTCATCCAGCCCCATTGCCTCGAAGGGACGCGGTTTGGTCTGGCACACTCTCTGGGCGCCCCCAACATGCGCCCCCGAGCGTTTGCCACCCCGGGGGCCGTTCCCATGCTGGCCGTCTCCGGTGCCGCCGCCGCTCCCGGCGCCCCCGGCGTCGCGGGCGCCGGGGGGACCAACGGCAACGGGATTGCCCTCAACTCCCTCAATGTCGCCGATGCCGAACGCGTGCTCATTCAGCATGCGCTACAAGCTGCCGATAATAACCGCACGAAGGCAGCAGAACTCCTGGGGATCAGCGTGCGCACCTTGCGCAACAAGCTGAACGGCCCGGGCAAGGACGACGGCGAAGACTGA
- a CDS encoding flagellin, which translates to MRVTNSIITSRSQLRLQQGLQGIDRARDDIATGVRIRKMSDDATSGGELVRIGSSMRAITQFRRNADAGIARAVAEEGALNQLTNVLTRGIELGISQSTATANAQSRLIVKQEVDSLLNYAASLGNTRIGDEYLFGGHRSGEAPFATPTPTTGSFSGLLDAAGDPVNPSGSISLEIGDGKFITPNHNATEVFLDTDALDALRELSTALGNNDPAAIQAASSRLLAANSNVQALIGTQGARVNEMDDAKVNLETIEVNLKASRADLRDTEVDKAMVELVGKQTLYQAAMSATSRILGLSLANYL; encoded by the coding sequence ATGCGCGTCACCAATTCGATCATCACCTCCCGGAGTCAGCTCCGCCTGCAGCAAGGCTTGCAGGGCATCGATCGTGCGCGTGACGATATCGCGACCGGCGTGCGGATCCGGAAAATGTCGGATGACGCGACCAGTGGCGGTGAATTGGTGCGCATCGGCAGCTCCATGCGCGCGATCACCCAGTTCCGTCGCAACGCAGATGCGGGCATTGCGCGGGCCGTCGCGGAGGAAGGGGCACTCAATCAGCTCACCAACGTGCTGACGCGCGGTATCGAGTTGGGCATCAGTCAGTCCACTGCCACGGCCAATGCACAATCGCGCCTGATTGTGAAGCAGGAGGTGGATTCCCTGCTGAACTATGCGGCGTCACTGGGCAACACCCGGATTGGCGATGAATATCTGTTCGGCGGGCATCGCAGCGGTGAAGCGCCGTTTGCCACGCCAACGCCGACAACCGGCTCCTTCAGCGGTCTGCTCGATGCCGCCGGTGACCCGGTCAACCCGAGCGGTTCCATCTCGCTCGAGATCGGCGATGGCAAATTCATTACGCCGAATCACAACGCCACCGAGGTCTTTCTCGACACGGATGCGCTGGACGCCCTGCGGGAACTCTCCACGGCGCTGGGGAACAACGATCCCGCGGCCATTCAGGCGGCCAGCAGCCGCCTGCTGGCCGCCAACAGCAATGTGCAGGCCTTGATCGGCACGCAGGGCGCGCGCGTCAACGAGATGGATGACGCCAAGGTGAACCTCGAAACGATCGAAGTGAATCTCAAAGCCAGCCGGGCCGACCTGCGCGACACGGAAGTGGACAAGGCCATGGTGGAACTGGTTGGCAAGCAGACCCTGTATCAGGCGGCCATGAGCGCGACCTCGCGCATCCTTGGGCTCAGCCTGGCCAATTACCTCTGA
- the fliW gene encoding flagellar assembly protein FliW, with protein MSHAVMEQSPESVTITHTFGTLEVPREAVMRFVTPMWGFEGHQEFALLPAARAGLWWFISTGDTPTTFVLADPFIASDGYSIDLADAEREALALHDESDALALILLSMPSTPDQPVAGNFRAPLVFNMAERLVKQVVNRDEQYPLTMAVDLTRYPAQADGLHLS; from the coding sequence ATGAGTCACGCCGTCATGGAACAGTCGCCGGAATCCGTTACGATCACGCACACGTTCGGGACCCTTGAGGTGCCCCGGGAGGCGGTGATGCGCTTCGTGACGCCCATGTGGGGATTTGAAGGGCATCAAGAGTTCGCGCTCTTGCCGGCGGCGCGGGCCGGGCTGTGGTGGTTCATCTCCACGGGCGACACCCCCACTACCTTCGTGCTGGCCGATCCATTCATCGCCAGCGACGGCTACAGTATCGATCTGGCCGATGCCGAGCGTGAGGCGCTGGCACTGCACGACGAGTCCGACGCGCTGGCGCTGATCCTGCTCTCCATGCCGTCCACGCCGGACCAGCCCGTGGCCGGCAACTTTCGCGCGCCCCTCGTGTTCAACATGGCGGAGCGATTGGTGAAGCAGGTGGTAAACCGCGACGAACAATATCCACTCACGATGGCGGTGGACCTGACGCGGTATCCGGCTCAGGCCGACGGGCTGCATCTGAGCTGA